Part of the Roseobacter litoralis Och 149 genome, CCGCGCCCCTCTTCGCCCAGCACGTTCTCAAACGGAACTTCCACATCGTCAAAGATCAACTCGGCCGTGTTTGATCCCCGCATGCCCAGCTTGTCAAAATGCGGGGATGTGGAGAAACCGGCCATCTCCTTTTCAACGATGAAGGCCGTGATGCCATGCGCCCCAGCGTCAGGATCGGTCTTGGCATAGACCACAAGGGTGGAGGCCTCGGGACCATTGGTGATCCAGTATTTGTTCCCGTTCAGGCGATAATGATCGTTGCGTTTTTCTGCACGCAACTTCATCGATACGACATCAGACCCCGCCCCGGCCTCTGACATGGCCAAAGCGCCCACATGCGCGCCGGAAATCAGCTTGGGCAGGTATTTCTCTTTTTGCGCAGCGGTCCCGTTCAGGTTGATCTGATTGACGCACAGGTTTGAATGCGCCCCATAAGAGAGCGACACCGACGCACTGGCCCGCGCGATTTCCTCAATGGCAATCGTATGCGCCAGATAGGTCATTCCCGCGCCACCGAACTGCTCATCTACCGTGATCCCTAAAAGGCCCAGATCACCCATCTCGCGCCACAAATCAGCGGGAAAATCGTTCTTTTCATCAATCTCAGCAGCCAGAGGGGCCACGCGCTCCTGCGCCCAGCGGTGCACCATGTCGCGCAACGCATTTGCATCCTCGCCCAGATCAAACTGCATCGCTGCATTAAACATCACATAAGCCTTCCGAAAAACCGACTGCTCGGCATTTTTAAGTGTCACGCCGCACCGTAGTCTTGGCCTGTTTTTCGGTCAAGCGACACACCTCTTTAGACCGCAGCCCTCGCGACTGGCCGTTTTGGGCCCACGCCCAAAACCAAATAGAAAAGAATGCAGGCGGCGCAGCCGCCTGCGCCGCTGGATCACGCAGCCTTTTGATAGACCAACCCGACTTCAGCGCGAATAATCTCAGCAATAAGCGCACAGTCCTCCAGCGAGAACGTGAGCGGCACCCGCATGTCGACAACACCCGCCAATATCAGGTCCGTCGCAGGCATTGCCGCAGGTTTCGCATAGCGCCAACTGTCATAGCGGCTGGTGAAGGCGACAGGTTCGGGTGCGCCGAACCACTTCAACTCAACCCCGCGCGCCGCGCAGCGCGCCACGACATCGCGCACCGCATCCGCAGGCCAATTGCGCAACAGGAACTGGATGGAAGATCCGACAATCTTCTCCTGCGCAGGGCGTTCGATCACCTGCAGACCCGGCGTGTCGCGCAAACCCTTATCCAGCGTGTAATACCGTTCGTTCCAGCGCCGGCACTGGGACTCAAGATCAGCAATCTGCGGACGCAGGATCGCGGCACGCAGGTTGTCCATGCGCCCCGAGATATTTGGCGTCTCATAGCGGATCGTTTCAAAGGCTTCCTTGGGTGGGGCCGCCAGATGGCGTTCATAGAGCATATAGCTGCCCGACATCATCACCGCCCGCGCCGCGATCTCTGGATCATCCGTGACCAGAAACCCACCCTCACCGGAGTTCACATGTTTATACGTCTGACAGGAATAGCACCCCACGGCCCCAAACCGGCCCGATGGCACCTCTTTCCACGCCGCGCCCATCGTGTGGGCGCAATCCTCGATCACTTTTACGCCTGCCCCGTCACAAATCGTCATTAACCGATCCATGTCACAGATATGCCCGCGCATGTGGCTGAGCAGCAGAACATCCGCCTGCCCGATTTTGGTCTGCAAATCCTCAAGGTCGATGGTCAGGCTCTCGGTCACACCGACAAATACCGGCTCTGCGCCAACCGAGGCAATCGCACCGGGCACGGGCGCCAGCGTAAAAGCATTGGACAGCACCTTGTCTCCCGGCTTGACCCCAAGCGCGCGCAGGGCAGTGCCCATGGCGTACCCACCTGATGCCACGGCCAAACAGTATTTCGCCCCGACATATGCCGCAAATTCCTGCTCCAGCAGCGCCGTTTCGCTTATTTCGCCCTCGGCTGTGTTATAGCGGTGCAATCGACCATGCCGCAGCACCGCCAGGGCGGCCTCGATACCTGCTTCGGGAATGGGGTCTTGCTGGGTGAAGCTGCCGGTGAATTTTTCGCTCATTGCCTTGGTCTCCCTTGCAAAAACAGTGGCCTCTGCGCCCCCGCGCGTCAAGACAGAAGCCTGTCCACCGTATCGGGCAACGCATCATAATGTTCCAGCAGCGCCTCAGGCTCAAGCGCGGCCATATCCCCCCCCGCAGGGCCGAAAGTGACCAACACACTTGGCACCCCCGCCGCGCGCGCTGTATTTCGGTCAGTATCGGAATCGCCAATCAGAACACAGTGGCGCGGATCGCCCCCCGCGCGCCGTGCCGCCTCAAACAGCGGTTCGGGATCGGGCTTGCGCACAGGCAGCGTATCCGCCCCTACAAGCGAGGCAAAGCTGTCCCGAATACCGAGGTTCTGCAGCAATATCTGCGCCAGCCCTTCCGGCTTGTTGGTACAGATGCCAACACCATACCCACGCAGCTTTAGCACTTCGATTGCGTCCATCGCCCCGGGATAGACCGTCGTGAACCGGTCAATCTGCGCGCCATATGCCTCAAGCAATACTGGGTAATAACGGTCAATCGTTGCCTCATCCTCGGGCCGACCCAAACGCGCCATGCCAAGGCGCAGCATTGCCCGGCCACCGCGCAGAGCCGTTCCCTGATCAACGTCCGGTTTCAGCAGATCACCCGCGCCCATGTCGCGAAAACAGGTATTGGCCGCTGCGATCAGATCACCACTGGTGTCAGCAAGCGTGCCATCCAGGTCGAAAATGACGGTCTTCATTTGTTAACTTA contains:
- a CDS encoding isovaleryl-CoA dehydrogenase produces the protein MFNAAMQFDLGEDANALRDMVHRWAQERVAPLAAEIDEKNDFPADLWREMGDLGLLGITVDEQFGGAGMTYLAHTIAIEEIARASASVSLSYGAHSNLCVNQINLNGTAAQKEKYLPKLISGAHVGALAMSEAGAGSDVVSMKLRAEKRNDHYRLNGNKYWITNGPEASTLVVYAKTDPDAGAHGITAFIVEKEMAGFSTSPHFDKLGMRGSNTAELIFDDVEVPFENVLGEEGRGVAVLMSGLDYERVVLAGIGTGIMAACMDVVMPYLAERKQFGKPVGSFQLMQGKIADMYTAMNSARAYVYEVAKACDRGDVTRQDAAACCLYASEEAMKQAHQAVQAMGGAGFLADSPAARLFRDAKLMEIGAGTSEIRRMLVGRELMAAMA
- a CDS encoding HAD-IA family hydrolase → MKTVIFDLDGTLADTSGDLIAAANTCFRDMGAGDLLKPDVDQGTALRGGRAMLRLGMARLGRPEDEATIDRYYPVLLEAYGAQIDRFTTVYPGAMDAIEVLKLRGYGVGICTNKPEGLAQILLQNLGIRDSFASLVGADTLPVRKPDPEPLFEAARRAGGDPRHCVLIGDSDTDRNTARAAGVPSVLVTFGPAGGDMAALEPEALLEHYDALPDTVDRLLS
- a CDS encoding DegT/DnrJ/EryC1/StrS family aminotransferase → MSEKFTGSFTQQDPIPEAGIEAALAVLRHGRLHRYNTAEGEISETALLEQEFAAYVGAKYCLAVASGGYAMGTALRALGVKPGDKVLSNAFTLAPVPGAIASVGAEPVFVGVTESLTIDLEDLQTKIGQADVLLLSHMRGHICDMDRLMTICDGAGVKVIEDCAHTMGAAWKEVPSGRFGAVGCYSCQTYKHVNSGEGGFLVTDDPEIAARAVMMSGSYMLYERHLAAPPKEAFETIRYETPNISGRMDNLRAAILRPQIADLESQCRRWNERYYTLDKGLRDTPGLQVIERPAQEKIVGSSIQFLLRNWPADAVRDVVARCAARGVELKWFGAPEPVAFTSRYDSWRYAKPAAMPATDLILAGVVDMRVPLTFSLEDCALIAEIIRAEVGLVYQKAA